A window of Ignisphaera sp. contains these coding sequences:
- a CDS encoding cupin domain-containing protein, whose protein sequence is MNRVKIVNVYEVPKQRVENGVNTWIKVLFSVDEMPTFSMRIFEMDEGGYIEAHSHPWEHEILVLEGELKVSVEDEEHYLKPFTAIYIPPNKVHSYRNIYKGRTVFLCTIPIKPTT, encoded by the coding sequence ATGAATCGTGTTAAGATCGTTAATGTGTATGAGGTTCCTAAACAAAGAGTTGAGAATGGTGTGAATACATGGATAAAGGTATTGTTTTCTGTAGACGAAATGCCAACGTTTTCGATGAGGATTTTCGAAATGGATGAAGGTGGATACATCGAGGCCCATAGTCATCCATGGGAACACGAGATTCTAGTACTCGAAGGTGAGCTAAAGGTTTCTGTAGAAGATGAAGAACATTATCTAAAACCCTTTACAGCTATATACATACCGCCCAATAAAGTTCATAGCTATAGAAACATCTATAAAGGAAGAACAGTATTCTTATGCACAATACCTATTAAACCAACTACATAA
- a CDS encoding RsmD family RNA methyltransferase, giving the protein MEYYVYRYINGVTISVWDVEEIISRIKKGETRFKVTVDLGLRETDIEYRNGVVVISGDTIDINELNAVREGFLYKLIDGRLHRLDMYSDGKYYKLRPVARNKAPTIEINGIHMHRIQSIDPWTDSFTKIRSISRRIKNARVLDICTGLGYTAIAEVMFGAKSVVTVELDSNVLYLASLNPWSRKLEDPKISIVLGDAFNVLDELGEEDFDVVVHDPPRFEIAGELYSYEFYKKVYRILKKNGVFVHYTGNPAKHSNIDIIKGIKNRLSRAEFSEIHWIESIKGFKAIKVT; this is encoded by the coding sequence ATGGAGTACTACGTATATAGATATATCAATGGAGTAACCATATCTGTTTGGGATGTTGAAGAAATTATCTCAAGGATCAAGAAGGGTGAGACAAGATTTAAAGTAACTGTTGATCTTGGTCTTAGAGAAACTGATATAGAGTATAGAAACGGTGTGGTAGTGATTAGTGGCGATACTATAGACATTAATGAACTTAATGCTGTACGTGAAGGTTTTCTATACAAGTTAATTGATGGTCGTCTCCATAGACTTGACATGTATAGCGATGGTAAGTACTATAAGCTGAGGCCTGTGGCACGAAATAAAGCTCCAACTATAGAGATCAACGGTATACATATGCATAGAATACAGAGTATAGATCCGTGGACCGATAGTTTTACAAAAATTAGGAGTATTTCTAGAAGGATAAAGAATGCTAGAGTTCTAGATATATGTACAGGTCTTGGCTATACAGCCATAGCTGAGGTCATGTTTGGTGCTAAATCTGTAGTTACAGTAGAACTTGATAGCAATGTTCTATATCTAGCATCACTTAATCCCTGGTCTAGAAAACTGGAAGACCCTAAGATCTCTATAGTTTTAGGAGATGCTTTCAATGTGCTAGATGAATTAGGTGAAGAAGACTTCGATGTTGTTGTACATGATCCTCCAAGATTTGAAATAGCTGGAGAACTTTATAGCTATGAATTCTATAAGAAGGTGTATAGAATTCTTAAAAAGAATGGAGTATTTGTACACTACACGGGAAATCCAGCTAAACATAGTAACATCGATATAATTAAGGGTATAAAGAATAGGTTAAGTAGAGCCGAATTTAGTGAAATTCATTGGATAGAAAGTATCAAAGGATTCAAGGCAATTAAAGTAACGTAG